From Mytilus edulis chromosome 9, xbMytEdul2.2, whole genome shotgun sequence, the proteins below share one genomic window:
- the LOC139489018 gene encoding uncharacterized protein isoform X1: MMDIYSSYYLDEDSYLFDLSDSDSYDEKHATDYYHLYANGLERKLIKPYIENKEEHIQGLELHSKNTYSSKLKSHSVRVRSIRESVHQCKTVLAAIVEKDFKDILNAFNNGAEEVSSPQLFAAMCFHHVSSLSYTEKLNISNILNNLPEYIGPNTTDAMNANFLDLFFRNLDPERCFDLISRIWHLYLDIENALKYSLCKIIIESERPGNERFLCANIKNLAYLWKTDNGNRKDPLLVLSLLYHAVTSEQIEDVKFIKSIIATHMDCKELVEALTIYKLNCNTAKLLSFQMLILNLDDILMTCPQQKQWLLFSYLSKLFALKHYEGFKATIINFQQFFLSDNCRMIRILPSSIDPKSKHAYSTLLLHLLYFCITTNQHEKELCALSEILAIANHVTDYRTGSIDFFFSLITHSTDRNNQHSLIFTEVLLQLWEKRMDLKLAVMLAYIAYLRKSKCLELHGNFVQYHFQCKSTSCLGLSQYGSNLEWDENILFVIHYISNLSEMTSFNIKMNETKFLSSFRKYVTLCDETQILCVPDTIEKVGIICESDKILLVHAILIYGTELFKRDCFERYKWLVIRYQSLLIFELPKRYNRFMLTNIYSNQICFVTCLNLLQHYTIFDQCTKMKRLRSKVLFYCKHSMEYIFSDYMSTHSKDQFISTSLSLQYIWKGMRYSHEKLQCLVIFWKKILESGCTDQFKDFIVDNKNFILSMKNAALDYGFKYKTEYCVLLFHLLRECIMSNNNRDMNLALSAINDQKRNMLNEFGDSLKSKPKEIAEEERRVFRSNVSRLYTIDEVLNGNLELHEYVRAVIDNYRDHSEIKDYVFKIFTYYLQNLTTAHQEKGLIGLIAFVGDAPIGKRYYDYIKSEMSSLMFDVVYSFLVLKHEVDQTKLATFLLHLNHKCHSKLVKKVTVEAGKILKWKTLAPQNITTEENMVIYKCFCIVRQTKKTYRVQEINLEEYMSYFDFIEMIDQEEQRQRIIRQTILLLVLLLLHTSITSDDHHKSAKLKKYLSLKYAYDDLALYLLWCSGDVEINPGPTFSKIRPMHASEKERKWISEVCSVLVKLLKELPETSKPKALWKEKPTDWPTDEPFFDPYNKSKVQNDDLLSDERLLKCLMRCCDEKKICIPEGYRYEINLFSNNNKPLLFETYIFRKEKHNLCEALSNLLMCKDREKINQETKNCGLTLNFEITQTSQKFMVTKRKGEIITRTRRDLAVMLCKIIKGLTITDKCDGIWKTPPSKWPSDEPFYSPHNEKKRQGICQDKELVDNLIKYCKSNLVVIPPQYQDMVSAWKERHMDELINIHTIYANIVKLEHSLKILQIEGILSKPDILDFLEKAGLTLDTDTWRLDDVKTDGNQIASRKRSHKLLVNPITSVDTAVKKLSSCDRGNRQFQKLNVSKKTIEDSRNTLLSTTDKTSVDADSICPESTYTRKKPLKLTESEEFNSQKRKLNTAKFNREEHEITKKQKMNSSLSETYVPSSQEEEDKLKKQLEEPAPPLSEASQKCCPPDFDNILNSLLNSRDLENSINVDVY, from the exons ATGATGGATATATACAGTTCATATTATTTGGATGAAGACTCTTATCTCTTTGATTTGAGCGATTCTGATTCATATGATGAAAAGCATGCTACTGATTATTACCACTTGTATGCTAACGGATTGGAAAGGAAATTAATAAAaccatatatagaaaataaagagGAGCATATCCAAGGCTTAGAATTGCACAGTAAAAACACATATTCTTCGAAATTAAAATCGCACTCTGTAAGAGTAAGGTCAATTAGGGAAAGTGTGCACCAATGTAAAACTGTTCTTGCTGCAATAGTTGAAAAAGATTTCAAAGACATTCTTAATGCATTCAACAATGGTGCAGAGGAAGTTTCGTCCCCTCAATTATTCGCCGCAATGTGTTTTCACCATGTGTCATCTCTTTCATACACAGAAAAGCTGAACATAAGCAATATACTAAACAATCTCCCAGAATACATTGGTCCGAACACTACCGATGCTATGAATGCCAACTTTCTCGATTTGTTCTTTCGGAATTTAGATCCAGAACGTTGTTTTGACCTTATAAGTCGTATCTGGCATTTGTATTTGGATATAGAAAATGCTTTGAAATACagtttatgtaaaataataatagaaTCTGAAAGACCTGGAAATGAGCGGTTTCTTTGTGCTAATATAAAGAATCTAGCGTATCTGTGGAAGACAGATAACGGCAACAGAAAGGACCCGTTACTAGTATTGTCACTACTTTATCATGCTGTCACGTCTGAACAGATAGAGGATGTGAAGTTTATCAAATCAATCATAGCGACACATATGGACTGCAAAGAGCTAGTTGAAGCATTGACGATTTACAAGTTAAACTGTAATACAGCGAAGTTACTATCCTTCCAAATGTTGATACTTAATCTAGATGACATTTTAATGACTTGTCCTCAACAGAAACAATGGTTATTGTTTTCATACTTAAGTAAATTGTTTGCGCTTAAACACTATGAAGGGTTTAAGGCAACAATTATTAATTTTCAACAGTTTTTTCTGTCAGATAATTGCAGAATGATTAGAATTTTACCTTCTTCAATTGACCCAAAATCAAAACATGCATATTCTACCTTATTACTgcatttgttgtatttttgtataACAACAAACCAACATGAAAAGGAATTATGTGCTTTATCTGAAATCTTGGCCATAGCAAATCATGTTACAGACTATAGGACCGGATCTATAGATTTCTTCTTTTCGCTCATAACACACTCAACTGATAGAAATAATCAACATTCACTAATATTTACAGAAGTCTTATTACAGCTATGGGAGAAAAGAATGGATTTGAAGTTGGCAGTGATGCTTGCTTACATTGCATATTTGCGGAAATCAAAATGTTTGGAATTGCACGGAAATTTTGTGCAATAtcattttcaatgcaaatctacATCATGTTTAGGTCTTTCTCAATATGGTTCAAATCTAGAGTGGGAcgagaatattttgtttgttattcaTTATATTTCGAATTTAAGTGAAATGACTAgcttcaatataaaaatgaatgaaacaaAATTTCTTTCGTCATTCAGAAAATATGTAACACTTTGTGATGAAACCCAGATTCTATGTGTACCAGATACCATAGAAAAAGTAGGAATCATATGTGAGTCTGACAAAATTTTGCTTGTCCATGCAATTCTAATTTACGGAACAGAGCTTTTCAAAAGGGACTGTTTTGAAAGGTACAAATGGCTGGTAATACGTTATCAGAGTTTATTGATATTTGAATTACCTAAACGATATAATCGTTTTATGTTGACAAATATATACTCAAATCAGATTTGTTTTGTGACCTGTTTAAACCTTCTGCAGCATTATACAATTTTCGATCAATGTACAAAAATGAAGAGATTGAGATCAAAGGTTTTGTTTTACTGTAAACATAGTATGGAATATATATTCAGCGATTATATGTCCACCCACAGTAAGGATCAGTTCATCAGTACGTCATTGTCATTACAGTACATTTGGAAAGGAATGCGTTATTCACACGAAAAGCTTCAATGCTTAGTTATATTCTGGAAGAAAATATTGGAATCAGGCTGTACAGATCAGTTCAAAGATTTCATTGTtgataacaagaattttattttatcaatgaaaaatgCAGCACTGGACTATGGTTTTAAATATAAGACAGAATACTGTGTTTTACTTTTCCACCTTCTTCGTGAATGCATTATGTCAAATAACAATAGGGATATGAATCTGGCATTAAGCGCAATTAACGATCAAAAACGCAATATGTTAAATGAGTTTGGGGATTCTCTGAAATCAAAACCTAAAGAAATAGCTGAGGAAGAACGAAGAGTTTTTAGATCAAATGTTTCGAGATTATACACAATAGACGAAGTGCTAAATGGTAATCTAGAATTACATGAATACGTACGAGCCGTAATTGACAATTATCGTGATCATAGTGAGATTAAAGattatgtatttaaaatatttacttattaCCTGCAGAATTTAACCACGGCACACCAAGAGAAGGGACTTATTGGACTTATTGCCTTTGTAGGTGATGCACCAATTGGAAAGAGATATTATGATTACATAAAATCTGAAATGTCATCTTTGATGTTTGACGTGGTTTACAGCTTTCTGGTTCTAAAACATGAAGTTGATCAAACAAAGTTGGCTACCTTTTTACTTCATTTAAACCACAAATGTCACTCAAAATTAGTAAAGAAAGTAACGGTTGAAGCAGGTAAGATATTAAAGTGGAAAACATTAGCCCCTCAAAATATTACTACTGAAGAGAATATGGTTATTTACAAATGTTTTTGTATTGTGAGACAAACAAAGAAAACATACCGAGTTCAGGAGATAAATCTCGAAGAGTATATGAGCTactttgattttatagaaatgaTAGATCAAGAGGAACAACGACAGAGGATCATTAGACAGACAATACTTTTGTTGGTTTTGTTACTTTTGCATACAAGCATAACATCAGATGATCATCACAAGTCAGCAAAACTGAAGAAGTACTTGTCATTGAAGTATGCATATGACGATCTTGCACTCTATCTTTTATGGTGTTCTGGTGACGTTGAAATAAATCCTGGACCCACTTTTTCGAAAATACGACCAATGCACGCTTCTGAGAAAGAGCGAAAATGGATAAGTGAAGTGTGTTCAGTGTTAGTCAAGCTTCTAAAGGAATTACCTGAAACATCAAAACCAAAAGCATTATGGAAAGAGAAACCCACCGATTGGCCTACAGATGAACCTTTTTTTGATCCGTACAACAAATCAAAAGTTCAGAATGATGATTTATTATCCGATGAAAGACTTTTAAAATGTCTAATGAGATGTTGCGACGAAAAGAAAATTTGTATTCCGGAAGGATACCGTTATGAAATtaacttattttcaaataataacaAACCCCTTCtatttgaaacatatatatttCGAAAAGAAAAACACAATCTTTGCGAGGCTCTATCAAATCTGTTGATGTGCAAAGACCGTGAAAAAATCAACCAAGAAACGAAGAACTGTGGCTTAACTCTCAACTTTGAAATAACGCAAACATCACAGAAGTTTATGGTGACCAAGAGAAAGGGAGAAATTATAACCCGTACAAGACGTGATTTAGCAGTTATGTTATGTAAGATTATAAAAGGGCTAACTATTACTGACAAATGTGATGGAATTTGGAAAACACCTCCATCAAAATGGCCTTCAGATGAACCGTTCTACAGTCCacacaatgaaaagaaaagaCAAGGAATCTGTCAAGATAAAGAACTTGTGGATAACCTAATCAAATACTGTAAATCAAACTTAGTAGTGATACCACCACAATACCAGGACATGGTTAGTGCTTGGAAGGAAAGGCATATGGATGAGTTGATTAACATTCATACTATTTATGCAAATATTGTAAAGTTAGAACATTCATTAAAGATACTTCAGATTGAGGGAATTTTGTCAAAACCCGATATTTTAGATTTTCTTGAGAAAGCAGGATTAACTTTGGATACTGATACATGGAGACTGGATGACGTGAAGACAGATGGAAATCAAATTGCAAGCAGAAAACGATCCCATAAGTTGTTAGTAAATCCAATAACATCAGTGGACACTGCAGTCAAAAAATTGAGTTCATGCGATAGAGGCAATAGACAGTTTCAGAAGCTAAATGTTTCCAAAAAGACAATAGAAGATTCCCGAAATACACTGTTATCAACTACTGACAAAACATCTGTTGATGCTGATTCAATTTGTCCAGAGTCAACTTACACGAGAAAAAAACCACTCAAGCTTACTGAATCAGAAGAATTTAATAGTCAG AAGAGAAAGTTAAATACGGCTAAGTTTAATCGAGAAGAACATGAAATAACGAAGAAGCAAAAAATGAACAGCAGTTTATCTGAG ACATATGTACCATCATCACAGGAAGAagaggataaactaaaaaaacaatTAGAAGAACCCGCTCCTCCACTGTCTGAGGCATCTCAGAAATGTTGTCCACCAGACTTTGATAACATATTAAACAGTTTGTTGAACAGTAGGGACCTAGAGAATTCTATAAACGTTGACGTATATTGA
- the LOC139489018 gene encoding uncharacterized protein isoform X2, with protein sequence MMDIYSSYYLDEDSYLFDLSDSDSYDEKHATDYYHLYANGLERKLIKPYIENKEEHIQGLELHSKNTYSSKLKSHSVRVRSIRESVHQCKTVLAAIVEKDFKDILNAFNNGAEEVSSPQLFAAMCFHHVSSLSYTEKLNISNILNNLPEYIGPNTTDAMNANFLDLFFRNLDPERCFDLISRIWHLYLDIENALKYSLCKIIIESERPGNERFLCANIKNLAYLWKTDNGNRKDPLLVLSLLYHAVTSEQIEDVKFIKSIIATHMDCKELVEALTIYKLNCNTAKLLSFQMLILNLDDILMTCPQQKQWLLFSYLSKLFALKHYEGFKATIINFQQFFLSDNCRMIRILPSSIDPKSKHAYSTLLLHLLYFCITTNQHEKELCALSEILAIANHVTDYRTGSIDFFFSLITHSTDRNNQHSLIFTEVLLQLWEKRMDLKLAVMLAYIAYLRKSKCLELHGNFVQYHFQCKSTSCLGLSQYGSNLEWDENILFVIHYISNLSEMTSFNIKMNETKFLSSFRKYVTLCDETQILCVPDTIEKVGIICESDKILLVHAILIYGTELFKRDCFERYKWLVIRYQSLLIFELPKRYNRFMLTNIYSNQICFVTCLNLLQHYTIFDQCTKMKRLRSKVLFYCKHSMEYIFSDYMSTHSKDQFISTSLSLQYIWKGMRYSHEKLQCLVIFWKKILESGCTDQFKDFIVDNKNFILSMKNAALDYGFKYKTEYCVLLFHLLRECIMSNNNRDMNLALSAINDQKRNMLNEFGDSLKSKPKEIAEEERRVFRSNVSRLYTIDEVLNGNLELHEYVRAVIDNYRDHSEIKDYVFKIFTYYLQNLTTAHQEKGLIGLIAFVGDAPIGKRYYDYIKSEMSSLMFDVVYSFLVLKHEVDQTKLATFLLHLNHKCHSKLVKKVTVEAGKILKWKTLAPQNITTEENMVIYKCFCIVRQTKKTYRVQEINLEEYMSYFDFIEMIDQEEQRQRIIRQTILLLVLLLLHTSITSDDHHKSAKLKKYLSLKYAYDDLALYLLWCSGDVEINPGPTFSKIRPMHASEKERKWISEVCSVLVKLLKELPETSKPKALWKEKPTDWPTDEPFFDPYNKSKVQNDDLLSDERLLKCLMRCCDEKKICIPEGYRYEINLFSNNNKPLLFETYIFRKEKHNLCEALSNLLMCKDREKINQETKNCGLTLNFEITQTSQKFMVTKRKGEIITRTRRDLAVMLCKIIKGLTITDKCDGIWKTPPSKWPSDEPFYSPHNEKKRQGICQDKELVDNLIKYCKSNLVVIPPQYQDMVSAWKERHMDELINIHTIYANIVKLEHSLKILQIEGILSKPDILDFLEKAGLTLDTDTWRLDDVKTDGNQIASRKRSHKLLVNPITSVDTAVKKLSSCDRGNRQFQKLNVSKKTIEDSRNTLLSTTDKTSVDADSICPESTYTRKKPLKLTESEEFNSQTYVPSSQEEEDKLKKQLEEPAPPLSEASQKCCPPDFDNILNSLLNSRDLENSINVDVY encoded by the exons ATGATGGATATATACAGTTCATATTATTTGGATGAAGACTCTTATCTCTTTGATTTGAGCGATTCTGATTCATATGATGAAAAGCATGCTACTGATTATTACCACTTGTATGCTAACGGATTGGAAAGGAAATTAATAAAaccatatatagaaaataaagagGAGCATATCCAAGGCTTAGAATTGCACAGTAAAAACACATATTCTTCGAAATTAAAATCGCACTCTGTAAGAGTAAGGTCAATTAGGGAAAGTGTGCACCAATGTAAAACTGTTCTTGCTGCAATAGTTGAAAAAGATTTCAAAGACATTCTTAATGCATTCAACAATGGTGCAGAGGAAGTTTCGTCCCCTCAATTATTCGCCGCAATGTGTTTTCACCATGTGTCATCTCTTTCATACACAGAAAAGCTGAACATAAGCAATATACTAAACAATCTCCCAGAATACATTGGTCCGAACACTACCGATGCTATGAATGCCAACTTTCTCGATTTGTTCTTTCGGAATTTAGATCCAGAACGTTGTTTTGACCTTATAAGTCGTATCTGGCATTTGTATTTGGATATAGAAAATGCTTTGAAATACagtttatgtaaaataataatagaaTCTGAAAGACCTGGAAATGAGCGGTTTCTTTGTGCTAATATAAAGAATCTAGCGTATCTGTGGAAGACAGATAACGGCAACAGAAAGGACCCGTTACTAGTATTGTCACTACTTTATCATGCTGTCACGTCTGAACAGATAGAGGATGTGAAGTTTATCAAATCAATCATAGCGACACATATGGACTGCAAAGAGCTAGTTGAAGCATTGACGATTTACAAGTTAAACTGTAATACAGCGAAGTTACTATCCTTCCAAATGTTGATACTTAATCTAGATGACATTTTAATGACTTGTCCTCAACAGAAACAATGGTTATTGTTTTCATACTTAAGTAAATTGTTTGCGCTTAAACACTATGAAGGGTTTAAGGCAACAATTATTAATTTTCAACAGTTTTTTCTGTCAGATAATTGCAGAATGATTAGAATTTTACCTTCTTCAATTGACCCAAAATCAAAACATGCATATTCTACCTTATTACTgcatttgttgtatttttgtataACAACAAACCAACATGAAAAGGAATTATGTGCTTTATCTGAAATCTTGGCCATAGCAAATCATGTTACAGACTATAGGACCGGATCTATAGATTTCTTCTTTTCGCTCATAACACACTCAACTGATAGAAATAATCAACATTCACTAATATTTACAGAAGTCTTATTACAGCTATGGGAGAAAAGAATGGATTTGAAGTTGGCAGTGATGCTTGCTTACATTGCATATTTGCGGAAATCAAAATGTTTGGAATTGCACGGAAATTTTGTGCAATAtcattttcaatgcaaatctacATCATGTTTAGGTCTTTCTCAATATGGTTCAAATCTAGAGTGGGAcgagaatattttgtttgttattcaTTATATTTCGAATTTAAGTGAAATGACTAgcttcaatataaaaatgaatgaaacaaAATTTCTTTCGTCATTCAGAAAATATGTAACACTTTGTGATGAAACCCAGATTCTATGTGTACCAGATACCATAGAAAAAGTAGGAATCATATGTGAGTCTGACAAAATTTTGCTTGTCCATGCAATTCTAATTTACGGAACAGAGCTTTTCAAAAGGGACTGTTTTGAAAGGTACAAATGGCTGGTAATACGTTATCAGAGTTTATTGATATTTGAATTACCTAAACGATATAATCGTTTTATGTTGACAAATATATACTCAAATCAGATTTGTTTTGTGACCTGTTTAAACCTTCTGCAGCATTATACAATTTTCGATCAATGTACAAAAATGAAGAGATTGAGATCAAAGGTTTTGTTTTACTGTAAACATAGTATGGAATATATATTCAGCGATTATATGTCCACCCACAGTAAGGATCAGTTCATCAGTACGTCATTGTCATTACAGTACATTTGGAAAGGAATGCGTTATTCACACGAAAAGCTTCAATGCTTAGTTATATTCTGGAAGAAAATATTGGAATCAGGCTGTACAGATCAGTTCAAAGATTTCATTGTtgataacaagaattttattttatcaatgaaaaatgCAGCACTGGACTATGGTTTTAAATATAAGACAGAATACTGTGTTTTACTTTTCCACCTTCTTCGTGAATGCATTATGTCAAATAACAATAGGGATATGAATCTGGCATTAAGCGCAATTAACGATCAAAAACGCAATATGTTAAATGAGTTTGGGGATTCTCTGAAATCAAAACCTAAAGAAATAGCTGAGGAAGAACGAAGAGTTTTTAGATCAAATGTTTCGAGATTATACACAATAGACGAAGTGCTAAATGGTAATCTAGAATTACATGAATACGTACGAGCCGTAATTGACAATTATCGTGATCATAGTGAGATTAAAGattatgtatttaaaatatttacttattaCCTGCAGAATTTAACCACGGCACACCAAGAGAAGGGACTTATTGGACTTATTGCCTTTGTAGGTGATGCACCAATTGGAAAGAGATATTATGATTACATAAAATCTGAAATGTCATCTTTGATGTTTGACGTGGTTTACAGCTTTCTGGTTCTAAAACATGAAGTTGATCAAACAAAGTTGGCTACCTTTTTACTTCATTTAAACCACAAATGTCACTCAAAATTAGTAAAGAAAGTAACGGTTGAAGCAGGTAAGATATTAAAGTGGAAAACATTAGCCCCTCAAAATATTACTACTGAAGAGAATATGGTTATTTACAAATGTTTTTGTATTGTGAGACAAACAAAGAAAACATACCGAGTTCAGGAGATAAATCTCGAAGAGTATATGAGCTactttgattttatagaaatgaTAGATCAAGAGGAACAACGACAGAGGATCATTAGACAGACAATACTTTTGTTGGTTTTGTTACTTTTGCATACAAGCATAACATCAGATGATCATCACAAGTCAGCAAAACTGAAGAAGTACTTGTCATTGAAGTATGCATATGACGATCTTGCACTCTATCTTTTATGGTGTTCTGGTGACGTTGAAATAAATCCTGGACCCACTTTTTCGAAAATACGACCAATGCACGCTTCTGAGAAAGAGCGAAAATGGATAAGTGAAGTGTGTTCAGTGTTAGTCAAGCTTCTAAAGGAATTACCTGAAACATCAAAACCAAAAGCATTATGGAAAGAGAAACCCACCGATTGGCCTACAGATGAACCTTTTTTTGATCCGTACAACAAATCAAAAGTTCAGAATGATGATTTATTATCCGATGAAAGACTTTTAAAATGTCTAATGAGATGTTGCGACGAAAAGAAAATTTGTATTCCGGAAGGATACCGTTATGAAATtaacttattttcaaataataacaAACCCCTTCtatttgaaacatatatatttCGAAAAGAAAAACACAATCTTTGCGAGGCTCTATCAAATCTGTTGATGTGCAAAGACCGTGAAAAAATCAACCAAGAAACGAAGAACTGTGGCTTAACTCTCAACTTTGAAATAACGCAAACATCACAGAAGTTTATGGTGACCAAGAGAAAGGGAGAAATTATAACCCGTACAAGACGTGATTTAGCAGTTATGTTATGTAAGATTATAAAAGGGCTAACTATTACTGACAAATGTGATGGAATTTGGAAAACACCTCCATCAAAATGGCCTTCAGATGAACCGTTCTACAGTCCacacaatgaaaagaaaagaCAAGGAATCTGTCAAGATAAAGAACTTGTGGATAACCTAATCAAATACTGTAAATCAAACTTAGTAGTGATACCACCACAATACCAGGACATGGTTAGTGCTTGGAAGGAAAGGCATATGGATGAGTTGATTAACATTCATACTATTTATGCAAATATTGTAAAGTTAGAACATTCATTAAAGATACTTCAGATTGAGGGAATTTTGTCAAAACCCGATATTTTAGATTTTCTTGAGAAAGCAGGATTAACTTTGGATACTGATACATGGAGACTGGATGACGTGAAGACAGATGGAAATCAAATTGCAAGCAGAAAACGATCCCATAAGTTGTTAGTAAATCCAATAACATCAGTGGACACTGCAGTCAAAAAATTGAGTTCATGCGATAGAGGCAATAGACAGTTTCAGAAGCTAAATGTTTCCAAAAAGACAATAGAAGATTCCCGAAATACACTGTTATCAACTACTGACAAAACATCTGTTGATGCTGATTCAATTTGTCCAGAGTCAACTTACACGAGAAAAAAACCACTCAAGCTTACTGAATCAGAAGAATTTAATAGTCAG ACATATGTACCATCATCACAGGAAGAagaggataaactaaaaaaacaatTAGAAGAACCCGCTCCTCCACTGTCTGAGGCATCTCAGAAATGTTGTCCACCAGACTTTGATAACATATTAAACAGTTTGTTGAACAGTAGGGACCTAGAGAATTCTATAAACGTTGACGTATATTGA
- the LOC139489023 gene encoding uncharacterized protein yields MGSNVVVLILILFVLIGAFANTSRHSSYSKSEYPGSKNYRNTEFPCRFPCPWRNKTFTLYAINSLRPLLNWTVDASGKSGAFSNGNVIECYQITDRFLIFRQVGTDMFVCTSVFYDGSKDPVIFSMNDGDDLVVENKMGKFTDICEVCSNPKPVNIVFVESGTPPPNGASVDCNLPRDCECCQNCTACAVCDIKANIPKACNGRPRQLYQTENNNKKTWMRRYARPQRIRKMYGLYSKKRE; encoded by the exons ATGGGTAGCAACGTAGTTGTATTGATATTAATTTTGTTCGTTCTGATCGGAGCATTTG CTAACACTTCAAGACATTCCTCATACTCAAAGTCAGAATATCCTGGATCCAAAAATTACC GAAATACTGAATTTCCTTGTAGATTTCCATGTCCATGGAGAAATAAAACTTTTACCCTCTATGCCATTAATAGTCTTAGGCCACTACTAAATTGGACTGTTGATGCTTCTGGAAAATCAGGTGCCTTCTCAAATGGAAATGTAATAGAATGTTATCAAATAACTGATAGATTTCTTATATTCAG GCAAGTTGGCACTGATATGTTTGTTTGTACGTCAGTTTTCTATGATGGGAGTAAAGATCCGGTTATATTCAGTATGAACGATGGTG atgaTCTCGTGGTAGAGAATAAAATGGGTAAATTCACCGATATATGTGAAGTTTGTAGTAATCCAAAACCTGTGAATATAGTTTTTGTTG AATCTGGGACACCTC CACCTAATGGTGCCTCAGTAGACTGTAATTTACCACGTGACTGTGAATGCTGTCAGAACTGTACAGCATGCGCTGTGTGCGACATTAAAGCCAATATTCCAAAGGCATGCAATGGAAGACCTAGACAACTATATCAaacagaaaataacaataaaaaaacatgGATGCGACGTTACGCAAGACCTCAGAGAATTAGAAAGATGTATGGGTTATATAGCAAGAAACGGGAATAA